The following are encoded in a window of Paenibacillaceae bacterium GAS479 genomic DNA:
- a CDS encoding penicillin-binding protein, 1A family: MNKRSSPRRKSALESLFRPLGEWVSSLERKKERPAAGEGFIRFPRLRGLLRLAALLAGTTLSLLLLGLSILLLTLRLQSLPATSAAQESQIYDASGNLLDSFHAGQSRESVPLQRISPYLIDATLAIEDRRFYEHNGFDLRGMARAALVNLESGRARQGASTITQQLARNLYLNHERTWKRKIKEAAYTAQLEMNLSKEEILGQYFNQIYYGHGAYGIEKAAKMYYSKHASELTLAESAMLAGVPKGPKYYSPYMNMENAVHRQRLILAAMQTAGTITPQQAAAAKAEKLQLQPLQPAGSDGSAPYFRDYVRQTAVDELGLDEHLISEGGVRIYTTLDPAMQQAAEEAMQKAIPSSSEQQAALVAIEPETGYIRAMVGGRDYRKGPFNRALARRQPGSSFKPVLYLTALQSGMTAVTPFTSAPTIFTYDDGRKTYSPRNYNNHYAGGNITMRDAIASSDNTYAVNTIMRVGANKVVATARQLGLDGDMQPLPSLALGTYPASPLEMASAFSALAAGGVRAEPTAILRVEDSKGEVLYRAEQRLSRVADAAHAYVLTSLMESVFENGGTGSRVSAMIHRPVAGKTGTTADDAWLVGYTPDLATAVWTGYDKGRQLTTAESHRAAPIFAAFTEHALTGRPARPFTVPDGIVSVAVDPASGLRYGPRCSGWRMELFVAGTEPIGSCDGSKAGTAGAADIASAEGAASNPPASNESKGSGWLKGLSRWLRH; this comes from the coding sequence GTGAACAAACGTTCATCGCCACGCCGCAAATCGGCACTAGAGTCTCTATTTCGCCCGCTGGGTGAGTGGGTTAGCTCGCTGGAACGTAAAAAAGAGAGGCCAGCAGCAGGCGAAGGGTTCATCCGCTTCCCACGTCTTCGCGGCCTGCTCCGTCTTGCGGCGCTGCTGGCGGGAACGACGTTGTCCCTGCTGCTGCTTGGTCTCAGCATCCTGCTGCTGACGCTGCGCCTGCAATCGCTGCCCGCTACGTCTGCTGCGCAGGAATCGCAAATCTATGACGCCTCCGGCAATCTGCTGGACTCGTTCCATGCCGGCCAAAGCCGGGAAAGCGTGCCGCTGCAGCGCATTTCCCCTTACCTCATCGACGCAACGCTCGCGATTGAGGATCGGCGCTTTTACGAGCATAATGGCTTTGATCTCCGCGGCATGGCGCGGGCGGCGCTTGTTAATCTGGAGAGTGGCCGAGCGCGCCAAGGGGCCAGCACGATTACCCAGCAGCTTGCTCGAAACTTGTACCTGAACCATGAGCGCACCTGGAAGCGCAAAATCAAGGAAGCTGCCTACACCGCCCAACTGGAGATGAATTTGAGCAAGGAGGAGATTCTGGGGCAGTATTTCAACCAGATTTACTACGGGCATGGAGCTTACGGCATCGAGAAGGCGGCGAAAATGTATTACAGCAAACACGCCTCCGAGCTGACGCTGGCTGAGAGCGCAATGCTGGCTGGCGTGCCTAAAGGGCCGAAATATTACTCGCCTTATATGAATATGGAAAACGCCGTTCATCGTCAGCGGCTCATTCTTGCTGCTATGCAGACAGCGGGAACGATTACGCCGCAGCAAGCGGCGGCCGCCAAAGCCGAGAAGCTCCAGCTGCAGCCGCTGCAGCCGGCTGGATCGGACGGAAGCGCGCCTTATTTTCGCGATTATGTACGGCAAACAGCAGTTGATGAGCTTGGACTGGACGAGCATCTGATTAGCGAGGGTGGTGTGCGCATTTACACCACCCTCGACCCTGCTATGCAGCAGGCCGCCGAGGAGGCCATGCAAAAAGCCATCCCATCCAGCTCCGAGCAACAGGCGGCGCTTGTCGCCATCGAGCCGGAGACGGGATACATCCGGGCTATGGTCGGGGGGCGCGATTATCGCAAAGGGCCGTTCAATCGAGCGCTCGCCCGTCGGCAGCCCGGCTCGTCGTTCAAGCCTGTGCTCTATTTGACCGCGCTGCAGAGCGGCATGACCGCCGTGACGCCGTTCACCAGCGCACCGACAATTTTCACCTATGATGATGGCCGTAAAACGTATTCCCCACGCAACTACAACAACCATTACGCTGGTGGAAATATTACAATGCGCGACGCGATTGCCAGCTCCGACAACACCTACGCGGTCAACACCATCATGCGGGTTGGAGCGAATAAAGTTGTCGCCACAGCTCGGCAGCTCGGCCTAGACGGCGACATGCAGCCGCTACCTTCCCTGGCGCTGGGTACGTACCCCGCCAGCCCGCTTGAGATGGCCTCGGCCTTCAGCGCACTGGCCGCAGGTGGCGTACGCGCCGAGCCGACCGCGATTTTGCGCGTTGAGGACAGCAAGGGCGAGGTGCTTTACCGCGCCGAGCAGCGCCTGTCGCGGGTCGCCGACGCCGCCCATGCCTATGTGCTGACAAGCCTCATGGAGAGCGTGTTTGAAAATGGCGGCACCGGCAGCCGCGTCTCCGCTATGATCCACCGGCCCGTCGCCGGAAAAACCGGTACGACGGCGGACGACGCCTGGCTCGTCGGATACACGCCTGACCTGGCGACAGCGGTATGGACCGGCTACGATAAGGGCCGCCAGCTGACAACGGCGGAATCGCATCGTGCGGCGCCTATTTTCGCCGCTTTTACAGAGCATGCACTTACGGGCCGACCAGCGCGGCCGTTCACGGTGCCGGATGGCATCGTCAGTGTGGCGGTCGATCCCGCCAGCGGCCTGCGCTACGGCCCCCGCTGCAGCGGCTGGCGCATGGAGCTGTTCGTCGCCGGCACGGAGCCGATCGGCTCCTGCGACGGCAGCAAGGCCGGAACGGCCGGAGCCGCTGACATTGCGTCAGCAGAAGGAGCAGCCTCTAACCCGCCCGCCTCCAATGAGAGCAAGGGCAGCGGCTGGCTGAAGGGCCTGTCCCGCTGGCTGCGGCACTAA
- a CDS encoding agmatinase produces the protein MKIDQKYSGNVFILSSENYEASRAVIYGMPMDFTVSFRPGSRFGPPRIREVSIGLEEYSPYLDRSLEDIEYFDAGDLLLPFGNAARSLDIIGEFVAGVLADDKMPVGLGGEHLVSWPIFQEVYKKYPDLAIIHFDAHADLRESYEGEPLSHSTPLRKAAGLMGGQNIYQFGIRSGSREEWQYARENINFHPFEVLEPLKKVLPELEGRPVYLTIDIDVLDPSAAPGTGTAEAGGITSKELIDAVHAIARSGVNVVGCDLVEVAPAYDPTEQTQIVAAKVIREMLLGFIK, from the coding sequence ATGAAAATCGACCAAAAATACTCCGGCAACGTTTTTATCCTGAGCTCCGAGAATTATGAAGCATCGCGTGCTGTCATTTACGGCATGCCGATGGACTTCACCGTGAGCTTCCGTCCCGGCTCCCGCTTTGGTCCGCCTCGTATCCGCGAGGTATCGATCGGTCTTGAGGAGTACAGCCCTTACCTGGACCGCAGCCTTGAAGACATCGAGTACTTCGATGCCGGCGATCTGCTGCTGCCGTTCGGCAACGCTGCCCGTTCGCTCGACATTATCGGCGAGTTCGTAGCTGGCGTGCTGGCTGATGACAAGATGCCAGTCGGTCTCGGCGGCGAGCATCTCGTTAGCTGGCCTATTTTCCAAGAGGTTTACAAGAAGTACCCGGATCTCGCGATCATCCACTTTGATGCTCATGCCGATCTGCGCGAGTCGTACGAGGGTGAGCCATTGTCCCACTCCACGCCGCTGCGCAAGGCGGCTGGTCTTATGGGCGGCCAGAACATTTACCAGTTCGGTATTCGTTCCGGTTCCCGTGAGGAGTGGCAATATGCGCGTGAGAACATCAATTTCCATCCGTTCGAAGTGCTTGAGCCCCTGAAAAAGGTTCTGCCAGAGTTGGAAGGTCGTCCCGTCTACTTGACGATCGACATCGATGTTCTCGACCCTTCCGCTGCGCCGGGTACCGGCACTGCGGAAGCAGGCGGCATCACGAGCAAGGAGCTGATCGACGCGGTTCACGCGATCGCGCGTTCCGGTGTGAACGTCGTTGGCTGCGACCTCGTAGAAGTGGCACCTGCCTATGACCCAACGGAGCAGACGCAGATCGTCGCTGCCAAAGTCATCCGCGAAATGCTGCTCGGCTTCATCAAGTAA
- a CDS encoding Polyhydroxyalkanoate synthesis regulator phasin, giving the protein MKDLLNKAFSLGLGLAASTREQAEKLAQELSSRSDMSKADSQQFVSSMISRGQEARSSMETFIRERVKDITDELQLVHRGELDRLESRIAELESRLGLSSEYAAAAVPTDAQLDTGTYEGTGKAGPGVPLVVHPETPRHETTEGAELYRADSSESQHGKGE; this is encoded by the coding sequence ATGAAAGACCTCTTGAACAAGGCGTTTTCCCTCGGGCTTGGTTTGGCCGCTTCTACAAGAGAGCAGGCAGAAAAGCTCGCGCAGGAGTTGTCATCCAGAAGCGACATGAGCAAGGCCGATTCACAGCAGTTTGTCAGCAGCATGATTTCACGGGGACAGGAAGCCCGCAGCAGCATGGAGACATTTATCCGCGAGCGGGTCAAGGACATTACAGATGAGCTGCAGCTCGTTCATCGCGGTGAGCTCGACAGGTTGGAATCGCGCATCGCGGAGCTAGAATCCCGGCTCGGTCTATCGTCCGAATATGCAGCCGCCGCCGTTCCTACTGACGCTCAGCTCGATACTGGAACCTATGAGGGTACCGGCAAAGCCGGCCCTGGCGTACCTTTAGTCGTCCACCCCGAGACGCCTCGGCATGAAACAACGGAAGGAGCCGAGCTGTACCGGGCGGATTCCAGCGAGTCGCAGCACGGCAAGGGAGAATGA
- a CDS encoding spermidine synthase, producing the protein MELWYTEKQTESYGITAKVKETYVNEQTDFQQLAMIETEEFGTMLVLDGMVMTTDKDEFVYHEMVAHPALNTHPNPEQVLVVGGGDGGVIREILKHPKVKRAVLVDIDGKVIEYSKKYLPNIASGLDDERVEVHVNDGFMHIHDHKNVYDVIMVDSTEPVGPAANLFTRGFYQGIYEALKEDGLFVAQTDNPWFKADLITSVNRDVKEVFPIVRVFWANVPTYPSGLWTFTMGSKKHDPLQVDETAIPERETKYYTPRLHKAAFVLPKFVEDLVK; encoded by the coding sequence ATGGAATTGTGGTACACAGAGAAACAAACCGAGTCGTATGGCATCACGGCTAAAGTCAAGGAAACCTATGTCAACGAGCAAACGGACTTCCAACAGCTCGCTATGATCGAAACCGAGGAGTTCGGCACGATGCTCGTGCTCGACGGTATGGTTATGACGACGGACAAGGACGAGTTCGTTTACCATGAGATGGTCGCTCATCCGGCGCTCAACACGCATCCGAACCCTGAGCAAGTGCTTGTTGTGGGCGGCGGCGACGGCGGCGTTATCCGTGAAATCCTCAAACATCCTAAAGTAAAACGCGCCGTGCTCGTCGACATCGACGGCAAGGTTATCGAATATTCCAAAAAGTATTTGCCGAACATCGCATCCGGCCTCGACGACGAGCGCGTTGAAGTGCATGTGAACGACGGATTCATGCATATCCATGACCACAAAAACGTCTACGATGTTATCATGGTCGATTCCACGGAGCCGGTCGGCCCTGCAGCCAACCTGTTTACGCGCGGCTTCTACCAAGGCATCTACGAGGCGTTGAAGGAAGACGGTCTGTTCGTTGCCCAAACGGACAACCCTTGGTTCAAAGCTGACCTGATCACCAGCGTTAACCGCGATGTGAAGGAAGTTTTCCCGATCGTACGTGTCTTCTGGGCCAATGTACCAACCTACCCGTCCGGCCTTTGGACGTTCACGATGGGCTCCAAAAAACATGATCCGCTCCAAGTTGACGAGACGGCGATTCCAGAGCGCGAAACGAAGTATTACACGCCGCGCCTGCACAAGGCTGCATTCGTGCTGCCTAAGTTCGTCGAGGATCTGGTGAAATAA